A region of Streptomyces sp. NBC_01750 DNA encodes the following proteins:
- a CDS encoding GntR family transcriptional regulator, with protein MTSSFAPDSLVLNRKLPLWYQVSQSLRASILGRTPEASLRLPTEEQLAAHYGVSVLTMRQALKELEEEGLISRHRRRGTFIEPGAWRGAPRRLLGSIDAIVAQQSGERTTILGHGPEPVPGELVEYFPKTPEVMLYKRLRCDGESGEPTNWAENAVRPDVAAGLDLADLERWPMTKVLRDVLGVRISRITDTVEARLADPPTAELLKVPLLSPILHYTGVTYDEGGRVVDVARIRYRGDRFSFSVTVDAD; from the coding sequence GTGACCTCCTCCTTCGCCCCTGACTCGCTGGTCCTGAACCGCAAGCTGCCGCTGTGGTACCAGGTCTCGCAGTCGCTGCGTGCCTCGATACTCGGCCGAACGCCCGAGGCGTCACTGCGGCTGCCCACCGAGGAGCAGCTCGCCGCGCACTACGGCGTCAGCGTGCTGACCATGCGCCAGGCCCTCAAGGAGCTGGAGGAGGAGGGGCTGATCAGCAGGCACCGGCGGCGCGGCACCTTCATCGAACCGGGGGCGTGGCGGGGTGCGCCGAGGCGGCTGCTGGGCTCGATCGACGCGATCGTGGCCCAGCAGTCGGGCGAGCGGACGACGATTCTGGGGCACGGGCCGGAGCCGGTGCCGGGCGAGCTCGTGGAGTACTTCCCCAAGACGCCGGAGGTCATGCTGTACAAGCGGCTGCGCTGCGACGGGGAGAGCGGTGAGCCGACGAACTGGGCGGAGAACGCGGTCCGTCCGGATGTGGCGGCGGGGCTCGACCTCGCGGACCTGGAGCGCTGGCCGATGACGAAGGTGCTGCGGGATGTGCTGGGCGTGCGGATCAGCAGGATCACGGACACGGTGGAGGCGCGGCTGGCGGATCCGCCGACGGCGGAGCTGTTGAAGGTCCCGTTGCTGAGCCCGATCCTGCACTACACCGGGGTGACGTACGACGAGGGCGGGCGAGTGGTGGATGTGGCGCGGATCCGGTACCGCGGCGACAGATTCTCGTTCTCGGTGACGGTGGACGCGGACTGA
- a CDS encoding type ISP restriction/modification enzyme, which translates to MPMLDELMPWSAPPLRLGRDWVMAPDAASLRARWDVLVGAGAGERDALFGCTRVRTPHSAVSQLPGQSTGTGRFVREDGRCPAPVRVLHGPFDEQWLIPDHRLIDVARPELWRVADERQVFVVEPGYVAGAPGASVVVSALMPDGRSPAGRPGRIRPLYRRPGGLEPNLAPGLLSALSTAYGREVDAEEVIAWILAVAESSSVGCVVPLPADPGVWLSGVDLGRRLMEIQLRGVRGGARPRLPGGRRPYVRAAVPARPDAIGYDAAEEVLSLGDGRISPVPREAWDFEVSGVRVLELWFERRTGEAEAGTLEAIRPASWPQEWTSELLELITVLALLGELRVEKEELKAGTEITREELGSVLPPPAAARRPASVLDHHEEGPEGQFALL; encoded by the coding sequence ATGCCGATGCTCGATGAGCTGATGCCCTGGAGCGCGCCTCCGTTGCGGCTGGGGCGCGACTGGGTGATGGCCCCGGATGCTGCCTCCCTCAGGGCGCGGTGGGATGTTCTTGTGGGAGCCGGGGCCGGCGAGCGCGACGCGTTGTTCGGGTGCACCCGGGTGCGTACGCCGCACAGTGCCGTCAGCCAGCTGCCTGGCCAGTCCACCGGCACTGGCAGATTCGTCCGGGAGGACGGGCGGTGTCCCGCACCGGTCCGGGTGCTGCACGGGCCCTTCGACGAGCAGTGGCTCATCCCCGACCACCGGCTGATCGATGTGGCTCGCCCCGAGTTGTGGCGAGTCGCCGACGAGCGGCAGGTGTTCGTCGTCGAGCCGGGGTACGTGGCAGGTGCGCCGGGCGCTTCGGTGGTGGTGTCCGCCCTGATGCCGGACGGGCGATCGCCTGCAGGGAGGCCCGGGCGGATCCGGCCGCTCTACCGCCGGCCCGGTGGGCTCGAGCCCAATCTCGCGCCGGGGCTGCTGTCCGCGCTGAGCACCGCGTACGGGCGCGAGGTCGACGCCGAGGAGGTCATCGCCTGGATTCTCGCCGTCGCCGAATCGTCGTCCGTCGGATGTGTGGTGCCTCTGCCGGCCGATCCCGGGGTGTGGCTGAGCGGTGTGGACCTGGGGCGGCGGCTCATGGAGATCCAGTTGCGTGGGGTCCGTGGTGGAGCGCGGCCGCGGCTGCCCGGGGGGCGCAGGCCGTATGTCCGTGCCGCCGTGCCCGCCCGGCCCGATGCGATCGGCTACGACGCGGCGGAGGAGGTGCTCAGCCTCGGTGACGGGCGCATCTCACCCGTGCCGCGTGAAGCCTGGGATTTCGAGGTCTCCGGCGTACGCGTGCTGGAGCTCTGGTTCGAGCGCCGGACCGGCGAGGCCGAAGCGGGCACGCTGGAGGCGATACGGCCCGCCTCGTGGCCGCAGGAGTGGACCTCCGAGCTGCTGGAGCTGATCACCGTGCTGGCGCTGCTGGGCGAACTGCGGGTAGAGAAAGAAGAGTTGAAGGCGGGTACGGAGATCACGCGCGAGGAGCTCGGGAGTGTGCTGCCGCCGCCCGCCGCGGCTCGGCGGCCCGCCTCCGTGCTCGACCATCACGAGGAAGGGCCGGAGGGTCAGTTCGCCTTGCTGTGA